One Panicum virgatum strain AP13 chromosome 9K, P.virgatum_v5, whole genome shotgun sequence genomic region harbors:
- the LOC120647535 gene encoding callose synthase 9-like isoform X4: MSRAEANWERLVRAALRGERFAGVYGQPVTGIAGNVPSSLGNNVHIEEVLRAADEIQDEDPTVARILCEHAYSLAQNLDPNSEGRGVLQFKTGLMSVIRQKLAKREGGAIDRSQDIAKLQDFYKLYREKNKVDELIEDEMKLRESAVFSGYLGELERKTLKRKKVLATLKVLWSVIEDMTKEISPEDAKKLISEEMKNVMQKDAARTEDVVPYNIIPLDALSSTTNAIVTFPEVRAAISTLQYHRDLPRLPGTFSVPDARNSDMLDLLQCIFGFQEGNMKNQREHIVHLLANEQSRVGKPSGNEPKIDEGAVHAVFSKALDNYIKWCSYLPLRPVWNNTDSLTKEKKLLYVCLYYLMWGEAANVRFLPEGLCYIFHHLARELEEILRKQTAEPAESCSSNGSVSFLENVISPLYDIIAAEAANNKNGRAPHSAWRNYDDFNEFFWSLKCFHLGWPWKLDNPFFSKPSKKEKGMFGRGHHYGKTSFVEHRTFLHLYHSFHRLWMFLIMMFQGLTIIAFNNGSFDMKTVLQLLSLGPTYVAMKFIESLLDILMMYGAYSTSRGSAITRVLWRFCWFTVASFTICYLYVKALQDGTQSATFKIYVFVISAYAGVQIIMSLLMSVPCCHGLTEACYRWSAVRLVKWMHQENNYVGRGMHESPLDYIKYVAFWIAILGAKFSFTYFLQIKPLVKPTRAIINFKGLQYAWHDFVSKNNHNAITILSLWAPVVSIYLLDIHVFYTVMSAIYGFLLGARDRLGEISSVEAVHRFFEKFPGAFMDKLHVPVPKRKQLLSSSQLTELNKFDASRFAPFWNEIVRNLREEDYISNAELELLLMPKNDGVLPIVQWPLFLLASKVFLAKDIATDCKDSQEELWLKISKDEYMQYAVVECFHSIYHILTSILEKEGRLWVERIYGGIQESISKKNIQSDIHFSKLHIVIAKLVAVLGILRGTTESSDMKKGAVNAIQDLYEVVHHEVFSVDMRDYLDEWTQINRARAEGRLFNNLKWPNDPVLKDLIKRLYSLLTIKESAASVPKNLEARRRLQFFTNSLFMQMPVARPASEMFSFSVFTPYYSEIVLYSMNELQKKNEDGITTLFYLQKIYPDEWKNFLTRINRDENAADSELFGNPNDILELRLWASYRGQTLARTVRGMMYYRKALMLQSYLERIQSEDRDSTFALAGSADTHFELSPEARAQADLKFTYVVTCQIYGKQKGEGKPEAADIALLMQRNEALRVAYIGEVEIVKNGKPSTEYYSKLVKADIHGKDKEIYSIKLPGNPKLGEGKPENQNHAIIFTRGNAVQTIDMNQDNYFEEALKMRNLLEEFSLKRGKHYPSILGVREHVFTGSVSSLASFMSNQETSFVTLGQRVLANPLKVRMHYGHPDVFDRIFHITRGGISKASRSINISEDIYAGFNSTLRQGSITHHEYIQRGLWL, encoded by the exons CaaaaattagcgaagagggaaGGTGGTGCTATAGACCGAAGTCAGGATATTGCTAAACTGCAAGATTTTTACAAGCTTTACAGAGAAAAGAATAAAGTGGATGAGTTGATTGAAGATGAAATGAAGTTGAGGGAATCAGCTGTATTCAGCGGTTACCTTGGAGA GTTGGAAAGGAAAACTCTGAAGCGGAAAAAAGTACTTGCGACGTTGAAGGTCTTATGGTCGGTAATAGAGGATATGACAAAGGAAATTTCACCAGAGGATGCAAAAAAATTGATATCTGAAGAG ATGAAAAATgtcatgcaaaaggatgcagCAAGGACAGAGGATGTTGTTCCTTATAATATTATTCCTCTAGATGCATTGTCTTCTACCACTAATGCAATTGTGACTTTTCCGGAG GTGAGGGCGGCAATATCAACTCTTCAGTATCATAGGGATCTTCCCAGGCTCCCTGGTACCTTTTCAGTCCCTGATGCTAGGAATTCAGATATGCTGGATCTATTGCAATGTATATTTGGTTTCCAG GAAGGTAATATGAAAAACCAAAGGGAGCATATCGTTCACCTATTGGCAAATGAGCAGTCTCGGGTGGGCAAACCATCTGGGAATGAACCG AAAATTGACGAGGGTGCTGTGCATGCTGTGTTCTCCAAAGCCCTAGATAACTATATTAAATGGTGCAGCTATCTGCCTCTTCGTCCCGTCTGGAATAA CACTGATTCTTTGACGAAAGAAAAGAAGTTGCTATATGTGTGTTTATACTACTTGATGTGGGGTGAAGCTGCCAATGTACGATTTCTTCCAGAGGGATTATGCTACATATTTCATCAT CTAGCAAGAGAACTAGAGGAGATTCTGCGAAAACAAACTGCAGAGCCAGCTGAAAGCTGCAGTTCTAATGGCAGCGTGTCATTTCTTGAAAATGTCATTTCTCCTTTGTATGATATCATCGCAGCG GAAGCAGCCAATAATAAGAATGGGCGGGCACCACATTCTGCATGGAGAAATTATGATGATTTCAATGAGTTTTTCTG GTCTCTTAAGTGCTTTCACCTAGGGTGGCCGTGGAAGCTGGACAACCCATTTTTCTCAAAGCCCAGTAAAAAGGAAAAG GGCATGTTTGGTAGGGGCCATCACTATGGAAAGACATCTTTTGTGGAACATAGGACTTTTCTTCATCTTTATCACAGCTTTCATCGCCTTTGGATGTTCCTAATTATGATGTTTCAG GGATTAACTATCATTGCTTTTAACAATGGTAGTTTTGACATGAAGACTGTATTGCAACTTCTTAGTCTGGGCCCAACTTATGTTGCAATGAAATTTATTGAGA GTCTATTGGACATTCTAATGATGTATGGTGCCTATTCAACTTCTCGTGGATCTGCAATCACCAGAGTGCTATGGCGATTCTGCTGGTTTACTGTAGCTTCATTTACGATCTGTTACCTATATGT CAAGGCGCTTCAAGATGGGACACAGTCAGCAACATTCAAGATATATGTTTTTGTAATCAGTGCATATGCTGGTGTTCAGATTATTATGAGCCTCCTTATGAGCGTCCCTTGTTGCCATGGTTTGACTGAGGCTTGCTACCGTTGGTCTGCTGTACGCCTTGTTAAATGGATGCATCAG GAGAACAATTATGTTGGAAGAGGCATGCATGAGAGTCCCCTTGACTACATCAA ATACGTTGCTTTCTGGATTGCAATTCTTGGTGCAAAATTTTCATTCACCTATTTTCTTCAG ATAAAACCTCTTGTGAAACCAACAAGAGCTATAATCAATTTCAAAGGCTTGCAGTATGCCTGGCATGACTTTGTTTCAAAGA ATAACCATAATGCTATTACAATCCTTTCTCTATGGGCTCCAGTGGTGTCA ATTTACCTTCTGGACATCCATGTATTTTACACTGTTATGTCTGCTATTTATGGATTTCTCCTTGGTGCACGCGATCGCTTGGGAGAG ATTAGTTCTGTTGAAGCAGTTCACAGATTCTTTGAGAAGTTCCCTGGAGCATTCATGGACAAACTTCATGTTCCTGTTCCAAAAAG GAAACAACTGCTATCTTCCAGTCAG CTTACAGAGTTGAACAAGTTTGATGCATCTAGATTCGCCCCCTTCTGGAATGAAATTGTGAGGAATTTAAGGGAAGAAGATTATATTAGCAATGC TGAATTAGAATTGCTTTTGATGCCCAAGAATGACGGAGTTCTTCCAATTGTGCAGTGGCCACTTTTCTTGCTTGCTAGCAAG GTTTTCTTAGCTAAAGATATTGCAACTGACTGTAAAGACTcacaagaagaactttggctaAAGATATCAAAGGATGAATACATGCAATATGCTGTTGTAGAGTGCTTCCATAGCATTTATCATATTCTGACATCAATACTAGAGAAAGAAGGACGTCTCTG GGTGGAGAGAATTTATGGTGGTATCCAAGAAAGCATTTCAAAGAAGAACATCCAAAGTGATATTCATTTCTCCAAATTGCATATTGTTATTGCCAAGCTTGTTGCTGTCCTTGGAATACTG AGGGGTACCACAGAGTCAAGTGATATGAAAAAGGGAGCAGTTAATGCTATTCAGGACCTATATGAAGTTGTTCACCATGAAGTGTTTTCCGTTGATATGAG GGATTACCTTGATGAGTGGACTCAGATAAATAGAGCAAGAGCTGAAGGCCGCCTCTTCAATAATCTTAAGTGGCCAAATGATCCTGTATTG AAGGACTTGATCAAGCGATTGTATTCACTTTTGACAATCAAAGAATCAGCTGCAAGTGTTCCTAAAAATTTGGAAGCCAGGCGGAGACTTCAGTTCTTTACGAACTCTCTGTTTATGCAAATGCCTGTTGCAAGGCCTGCTTCAGAAATGTTTTCCTTTAG TGTGTTTACTCCATATTACTCCGAGATTGTTCTCTACAGCATGAATGAACTCCAGAAGAAAAACGAAGATGGTATAACTACACTGTTTTATCTGCAGAAGATATACCCAG ATGAATGGAAGAATTTCCTTACTCGTATCAACAGGGATGAAAATGCAGCAGACTCTGAACTTTTTGGCAACCCAAATGACATACTTGAGCTACGTCTGTGGGCTTCTTATCGTGGACAGACCTTGGCACGAACTG TTCGTGGTATGATGTACTATAGAAAAGCCCTTATGCTGCAGAGTTATTTGGAGAGGATACAATCTGAAG ATCGGGATTCTACATTTGCTTTGGCTGGTTCAGCTGATACACATTTTGAGTTGTCTCCTGAGGCACGTGCACAGGCTGATTTGAAGTTTACCTATGTGGTCACCTGCCAAATTTATGGAAAACAGAAGGGAGAAGGCAAACCCGAAGCTGCAGATATAGCCCTATTAATGCAAAG GAATGAAGCTCTTAGAGTTGCTTACATCGGCGAAGTTGAGATTGTGAAGAACGGAAAGCCCAGCACAGAGTATTACTCAAAGCTTGTTAAAGCCGATATTCATGGGAAGGATAAG GAAATTTATTCCATCAAATTGCCTGGCAACCCAAAGCTTGGGGAGGGGAAACCCGAAAACCAAAATCATGCCATAATATTCACTCGTGGAAATGCAGTGCAAACTATTGATATGAATCAG GACAACTACTTCGAGGAGGCACTTAAAATGAGAAACCTGCTCGAGGAGTTCTCTCTGAAGCGTGGCAAGCATTACCCTTCTATTCTTGGTGTTCGAGAGCATGTCTTCACGGGAAG TGTTTCCTCCCTGGCCTCATTTATGTCTAATCAGGAAACTAGTTTCGTGACTTTAGGACAGCGTGTTCTTGCTAACCCACTGAA AGTGAGAATGCATTATGGCCATCCAGATGTTTTTGATAGAATTTTTCATATAACAAGGGGTGGAATCAGTAAGGCCTCACGAAGCATTAATATCAGTGAGGATATATATGCAG GATTCAACTCAACTCTGCGTCAAGGCAGCATAACTCATCATGAGTATATTCAG AGAGGTTTATGGTTGTAG